Proteins from one Ipomoea triloba cultivar NCNSP0323 chromosome 1, ASM357664v1 genomic window:
- the LOC116017186 gene encoding 26S proteasome non-ATPase regulatory subunit 7 homolog A-like, which produces MDVIKSQQISCRPIEKVIVHPLVLLSIVDHYNRAARDTKKRVVGVLLGTSFRGTVDVTNSYAVPFEEDDKDASIWFLDHNYHESMFSMFRRINAKEHVIGWYSTGPKLRENDLNIHGLFNDYVPTPILVIIDVQPKELGIPTKAYYAVEEVKENATQKSQVFVHVPSEIAAHEVEEIGVEHLLRDVKDTTISTLATEVTGKLTALKGLDARLQEIRSYLDLVIDGKLPLNHEILYHLQDIFNLLPNLNVAELIKSFAVKTNDMILVLYLSSLIRSVIAFHNLINNKMLNKEYEKAEDSKPVALPTAAGS; this is translated from the exons ATGGATGTAATCAAGTCGCAGCAAATATCGTGTCGGCCAATCGAGAAAGTGATAGTCCACCCGCTGGTGCTGCTTAGCATCGTTGATCACTACAATCGCGCGGCACGGGACACCAAAAAGCGTGTTGTTGGCGTCTTGCTTGGAACGTCGTTCAGAGGTACCGTTGATGTTACCAACAGCTATGCAG TGCCTTTCGAAGAAGATGACAAGGATGCAAGCATATGGTTTCTTGACCACAACTACCATGAGTCTATGTTTTCCATGTTCCGGAGAATTAATG CCAAGGAGCATGTTATCGGTTGGTACAGCACTGGCCCAAAATTACGCGAAAATGATTTGAACATTCATGGCCTTTTTAATGA CTATGTTCCAACCCCTATCTTGGTTATCATTGATGTCCAGCCTAAAGAACTTGGCATACCAACTAAGGCATACTATGCTGTTGAGGAGGTTAAAGAG AATGCAACTCAAAAGAGTCAGGTCTTTGTGCATGTACCTTCAGAAATTGCTGCCCATGAAGTAGAAGAAATTG GGGTAGAGCACCTACTGAGGGATGTCAAAGATACTACAATCAGTACTCTTGCAACAGAG GTAACTGGGAAACTCACGGCATTGAAGGGATTAGATGCTCGCCTTCAAGAGATCCGTAGTTACCTTGATCTTGTAATTGATGGGAAGCTTCCCCTCAATCACGAGATACTATACCACTTACAG GATATTTTCAACTTGCTTCCAAATCTCAATGTGGCTGAGTTAATTAAATCCTTTGCAG TGAAAACAAATGACATGATATTGGTCTTATATTTGTCCTCACTTATTCGGAGTGTGATTGCTTTTCATAACCTGATAAATAACAAG ATGCTTAACAAGGAATATGAAAAGGCAGAAGACTCTAAGCCTGTTGCTTTACCTACTGCAGCTGGAAGCTAA